A region from the Kribbella shirazensis genome encodes:
- a CDS encoding PLP-dependent cysteine synthase family protein, translated as MSEVDGVCREIDRRDEKARAWVSEAIRIVDADANRSADTHLHVFPMPEGTGVDLYLKDESVHPTGSLKHRLARSLFLYALCNGWIHEGTTVIEASSGSTAVSEAYFARLLGLPFVAVMPRSTSPEKVELIEFYGGRCHFVERSGQIYGEAKRLAEETGGHYMDQFTYAERATDWRGNNNIAESIFGQLSLEQHPIPTWIVVGAGTGGTSATIGRYVRYQRYDTSVAVVDPENSAFFPAFEAGDSEFSTGRPSRIEGIGRPRVEPSFVLGVVDRMISVPDAASIAAMRFCSRVTGRLVGGSTGTNLWGALRLAAEMRRTGARGSIVTLLCDSGERYGNTYYDDAWLRTSGIDITPYTTILETFATTGTWTEPE; from the coding sequence ATGAGTGAGGTAGACGGGGTGTGCCGCGAGATCGACCGGCGTGACGAGAAGGCCCGGGCCTGGGTGTCCGAGGCGATCCGGATCGTGGACGCCGACGCGAACCGGAGCGCGGACACGCATCTGCACGTGTTCCCGATGCCGGAGGGTACGGGAGTCGACCTGTACCTCAAGGACGAGTCCGTGCACCCCACCGGCTCGCTCAAGCACCGGCTGGCCCGGTCGCTGTTCCTGTACGCCCTGTGCAACGGCTGGATCCACGAGGGCACCACGGTGATCGAGGCGTCCAGCGGCTCCACCGCGGTCAGCGAGGCGTACTTCGCCCGCCTGCTCGGCCTCCCGTTCGTCGCCGTGATGCCGCGCTCGACCAGCCCCGAGAAGGTCGAGCTGATCGAGTTCTACGGCGGCCGCTGCCACTTCGTCGAGCGCTCCGGGCAGATCTACGGCGAGGCCAAGCGGCTCGCCGAGGAGACCGGCGGCCACTACATGGACCAGTTCACGTACGCCGAGCGCGCGACGGACTGGCGTGGCAACAACAACATCGCCGAGTCGATCTTCGGGCAGCTGTCACTGGAGCAGCACCCGATCCCGACCTGGATCGTCGTCGGCGCCGGCACCGGCGGTACGTCGGCCACCATCGGGCGGTACGTCCGGTACCAGCGGTACGACACCTCGGTCGCGGTCGTGGACCCGGAGAACTCGGCGTTCTTCCCCGCCTTCGAGGCCGGCGACAGCGAGTTCTCCACCGGCCGCCCGTCCCGGATCGAGGGCATCGGCCGGCCGCGCGTCGAGCCGTCGTTCGTCCTCGGGGTCGTCGACCGGATGATCTCGGTCCCCGACGCCGCCTCGATCGCCGCGATGCGCTTCTGTTCCCGCGTCACCGGCCGCCTGGTCGGCGGCTCCACGGGCACCAACCTCTGGGGCGCACTCCGCCTGGCCGCCGAGATGCGCCGTACGGGAGCCCGCGGCAGCATCGTCACGCTTCTGTGCGACAGCGGCGAACGCTACGGCAACACGTACTACGACGACGCCTGGCTACGCACCAGCGGCATCGACATCACGCCGTACACCACCATCCTCGAAACCTTCGCCACCACCGGCACCTGGACCGAACCGGAGTAG
- the menD gene encoding 2-succinyl-5-enolpyruvyl-6-hydroxy-3-cyclohexene-1-carboxylic-acid synthase, protein MNPSTAFATVVVDELIRCGVREAVVSPGSRSAPLALALAAADRDGRLRLHVRIDERTAGYLAIGLMRGSGLPVPVVTTSGTAVANLHPAVLEASHSGLPLIVLSADRPPALRGTGANQTTDQIKVFGSAVRLFHEMGTPVREVGQVAYWRSQVARAVANATGARSADPGPVQLNCPLSEPLVPTDGPEWPEPLNGRSTGPWTAVHAANGQPAAVSPGPKTVVVAGDGASQAARLAAEAGRWPLFAEPSSRARTGPSVISAYRLLLQASTIADEIERVLVYGHPTLSRPISKLLARPDVEVVVVAPTGHWPDPARRAASVVTGLEVTDADTTDWLARWQHADQLARPEIDKVLADGLSGPRVAALVGEAAGADGMLVVASSNPVRDLDLAPVVPIRTIANRGLAGIDGTISTAVGAALANAGPTYALIGDLAFLHDSNGLVIGPDEARPDLRIVVVNDNGGGIFSTLEQGDPAHATHFERVFGTPHNVDLSALCAASGTSYALVRTADELRAALAPTVAGLDVVEVRISRDEHRPTGAALVAALKQL, encoded by the coding sequence ATGAATCCGTCCACGGCGTTCGCGACTGTGGTGGTCGACGAGCTGATCCGCTGCGGTGTCCGCGAGGCAGTGGTGTCTCCCGGCTCCCGCAGCGCCCCACTGGCCCTGGCGCTCGCAGCGGCTGACCGCGACGGCCGCCTCAGGCTGCACGTCCGGATCGACGAGCGTACGGCGGGCTACCTGGCCATCGGCCTGATGCGGGGGAGCGGCCTACCGGTGCCCGTCGTGACAACCTCCGGTACGGCGGTGGCGAACCTGCACCCGGCTGTCCTCGAGGCATCGCACAGCGGGCTGCCGTTGATCGTGCTGAGCGCGGACCGGCCGCCTGCACTGCGGGGAACCGGAGCGAACCAGACGACCGATCAGATCAAGGTGTTCGGCTCCGCAGTCCGCCTGTTCCACGAGATGGGTACGCCGGTACGCGAGGTAGGTCAGGTGGCGTACTGGCGGTCACAGGTGGCGCGGGCAGTGGCCAACGCGACAGGTGCACGTTCTGCGGACCCTGGGCCGGTGCAGCTCAACTGTCCGCTCAGCGAGCCACTGGTACCTACCGACGGACCTGAGTGGCCGGAGCCGCTCAATGGGCGCAGTACTGGGCCGTGGACCGCTGTGCATGCTGCGAATGGTCAACCGGCTGCAGTATCTCCGGGGCCGAAGACCGTGGTTGTTGCTGGTGACGGGGCCTCTCAGGCGGCGCGGCTGGCTGCTGAGGCCGGCCGGTGGCCGTTGTTTGCGGAGCCGTCGAGTCGGGCACGGACCGGGCCGTCGGTCATCTCCGCCTACAGGTTGTTGCTACAGGCAAGTACGATTGCCGACGAGATCGAGCGAGTGCTGGTCTACGGCCACCCGACCTTGTCGCGGCCCATCTCCAAGCTGCTCGCGAGACCGGACGTCGAGGTGGTCGTGGTGGCGCCGACCGGTCACTGGCCGGACCCGGCCCGCCGCGCGGCCTCCGTGGTCACCGGTCTCGAGGTCACCGACGCCGACACGACCGACTGGCTCGCCAGATGGCAGCACGCCGACCAGTTGGCACGTCCCGAGATCGACAAGGTTCTCGCGGACGGCCTGAGCGGACCGCGCGTCGCGGCGCTCGTCGGTGAAGCGGCAGGCGCCGACGGCATGCTGGTCGTCGCCTCCTCGAACCCGGTCCGCGACCTCGACCTCGCCCCGGTCGTCCCAATCCGCACGATCGCGAACCGCGGCCTCGCCGGCATCGACGGCACGATCTCCACCGCCGTCGGCGCGGCGCTGGCGAACGCGGGCCCTACGTACGCGCTGATCGGTGATCTCGCCTTCCTGCACGACAGCAACGGCCTCGTCATCGGCCCGGACGAGGCCCGCCCCGACCTGCGGATCGTGGTCGTGAACGACAACGGCGGCGGGATCTTCTCCACCCTCGAGCAGGGCGATCCGGCCCACGCCACGCACTTCGAGCGCGTCTTCGGTACGCCGCACAACGTCGACCTGTCCGCACTGTGCGCTGCCAGCGGTACGTCGTACGCGCTGGTGCGGACTGCCGACGAACTGCGGGCCGCGCTGGCGCCCACGGTCGCCGGCCTGGACGTCGTCGAGGTGCGGATCTCCCGCGACGAGCACCGCCCGACCGGCGCGGCCCTCGTCGCAGCCCTCAAGCAGCTGTAA
- a CDS encoding AMP-binding protein produces MSTLRLVPGTPDGVLAALAGVLDGSGMPFAPVPEDPVGAARVQQAAVPGEPVEDGCAVVLTTSGSSGEPKGVVLSREALVASATGTHERLGGPGQWLLPMKPYFVGGLQILTRSLIAGTSPVMLGENFTESARKMTGARRYTAMVPTQLARYLETDLEGLRSFDAIVIGGASTPEQLKRRAAAAGVNAIPAYGMTETGSGCVYDGVPLDGTAVDLDGNRILIRGNTLFSGYRLRPELTAEVFRDGWFRTQDRGEIVDGRLRVIGRVDDVVISGGVNVTLPTVQARLLEHPRVKDAVVLGVPDAEWGTRVVAFVVAGTADQPSGGAAIRGIGREELRDFVAETLPRAWAPRDVVELQALPMLASGKVDRQRLLEGVR; encoded by the coding sequence ATGTCTACGTTGCGACTGGTTCCGGGGACGCCGGACGGGGTGTTGGCGGCGCTTGCCGGGGTGCTGGATGGCAGTGGTATGCCGTTTGCACCGGTGCCGGAGGACCCGGTCGGCGCAGCGCGCGTGCAGCAGGCGGCGGTGCCGGGGGAGCCGGTTGAGGACGGGTGTGCTGTGGTGCTGACCACATCCGGGTCCTCGGGGGAGCCCAAGGGTGTGGTGTTGTCGCGGGAGGCTCTGGTTGCGTCGGCTACCGGTACCCACGAGCGGCTGGGGGGACCGGGGCAGTGGTTGCTGCCGATGAAGCCGTACTTCGTGGGCGGGTTGCAGATTCTTACGCGGTCGCTGATCGCGGGTACGAGCCCGGTGATGCTGGGCGAGAACTTCACCGAGAGCGCCAGGAAGATGACGGGGGCCAGGCGGTATACCGCGATGGTTCCCACCCAGCTTGCGCGGTACCTGGAGACGGATCTCGAAGGGCTGAGGTCGTTCGACGCGATCGTCATCGGTGGTGCGTCGACCCCGGAACAGCTCAAACGGCGGGCGGCGGCCGCGGGGGTGAACGCGATCCCGGCGTACGGGATGACTGAGACCGGCAGCGGGTGTGTGTACGACGGGGTGCCGTTGGACGGTACGGCGGTCGACCTCGACGGAAACCGCATTCTGATCAGGGGGAACACGTTGTTCTCCGGGTATCGGCTCCGGCCGGAGCTCACGGCGGAGGTGTTCCGGGACGGGTGGTTCCGGACGCAGGACCGTGGCGAGATCGTGGACGGGCGGCTGCGGGTGATCGGTCGCGTGGACGACGTGGTCATCTCGGGCGGCGTGAATGTGACGCTGCCGACCGTGCAGGCGCGGTTGCTGGAGCATCCGCGCGTGAAGGACGCCGTGGTGCTGGGCGTGCCGGACGCCGAGTGGGGGACGAGGGTGGTGGCGTTCGTGGTCGCCGGCACCGCTGACCAGCCGAGTGGCGGGGCGGCGATTCGTGGGATCGGGCGGGAGGAGTTGCGGGACTTCGTGGCCGAGACCTTGCCGCGGGCCTGGGCGCCTCGGGATGTCGTCGAGCTCCAGGCGTTGCCGATGCTTGCTTCGGGCAAGGTTGATCGGCAGCGGTTGCTGGAGGGCGTACGGTGA
- the mptB gene encoding polyprenol phosphomannose-dependent alpha 1,6 mannosyltransferase MptB, producing the protein MRSPMVRGVVGAVVVAAASLVTSVVPASSWVAPIALRHSLPGRMVGLTFMVAGLGLMAWAWLTVGRRVMAGERLPLLRMTACWSAPLLLAPPLFSRDAWSYAAQGALVAEGYNPYDVGPGVLSGHIIEAVDPMWMQTPAPYGPLPLAYGGLVAHLTMDPYLLMLAHRLLAVLGIVLIAWAVPRLAPACRVDPAIATWLVVLNPMLITHGIGAAHNDVLMLGLACSAFALALTGHWGTAAVVAGAAAAVKLPGGLVVIAIAAVMSPLAGRVLRFASLAIAGAVSVLTLVTIGALTGVGSGWLGALDVPGLVRSPFSLANLIGMAASGVLGWLGEDTAAEQALQIVRLVGIVAALGLIAYLSLRSSIHYAARAVGVALLAVVVLGPSAHDWYFLWCLPFLAVARPGRRLTTIITAVSLIFTIAAPLNSSLRGATIPILTTTALVIAIALPLLNHLRTLQPARKVPVTAA; encoded by the coding sequence ATGCGTTCGCCGATGGTCCGTGGGGTCGTCGGCGCTGTCGTAGTCGCTGCGGCGAGTCTGGTGACGTCGGTGGTACCGGCGTCGTCCTGGGTCGCTCCGATCGCGCTACGGCATTCCCTGCCCGGCCGGATGGTCGGGCTGACGTTCATGGTGGCCGGGCTCGGGCTGATGGCCTGGGCCTGGCTGACCGTGGGCAGGCGCGTCATGGCGGGCGAACGGCTCCCGCTGCTCCGCATGACGGCGTGCTGGAGCGCTCCGCTGCTGCTGGCCCCGCCGCTGTTCAGCCGCGACGCCTGGAGCTACGCGGCCCAGGGCGCACTCGTGGCCGAGGGCTACAACCCGTACGACGTGGGTCCCGGCGTACTGTCCGGTCACATCATCGAGGCCGTCGACCCGATGTGGATGCAGACGCCTGCGCCGTACGGTCCACTGCCACTCGCGTACGGCGGTCTGGTCGCCCACCTCACCATGGACCCGTACTTGCTGATGCTGGCGCACCGCCTCCTCGCCGTACTGGGCATAGTCCTCATCGCCTGGGCCGTACCGCGGCTAGCGCCCGCCTGTCGCGTCGACCCGGCCATCGCGACCTGGCTGGTGGTGCTGAACCCGATGCTGATCACCCATGGCATCGGCGCGGCCCACAACGACGTACTGATGCTGGGACTCGCCTGCAGCGCGTTCGCACTCGCTCTGACCGGCCACTGGGGTACGGCGGCTGTCGTGGCCGGTGCCGCGGCCGCCGTGAAGCTGCCCGGTGGACTGGTGGTGATCGCGATTGCTGCGGTCATGAGTCCATTGGCGGGACGGGTACTACGGTTCGCCAGCCTGGCCATTGCGGGGGCGGTGTCGGTGCTGACGCTCGTCACCATCGGTGCGCTGACCGGTGTCGGCTCCGGCTGGCTCGGTGCGCTCGACGTACCCGGACTGGTCCGTTCACCGTTCTCCCTCGCCAACCTGATCGGGATGGCGGCGTCCGGCGTACTCGGCTGGCTGGGTGAGGACACCGCCGCCGAGCAGGCACTCCAGATCGTCCGTCTGGTCGGCATCGTCGCCGCACTCGGCCTGATCGCGTACCTGAGTCTCCGGTCGTCGATCCACTACGCGGCGCGGGCTGTCGGGGTCGCGCTGCTCGCTGTCGTCGTCCTCGGCCCGAGTGCGCACGACTGGTACTTCCTGTGGTGCCTGCCGTTCCTCGCGGTGGCGCGTCCCGGTCGACGGCTGACGACGATCATCACCGCCGTCAGCCTGATCTTCACGATCGCGGCGCCGCTGAATTCCTCGCTGCGTGGTGCGACGATCCCGATCCTCACCACGACCGCGCTGGTCATCGCGATCGCCCTGCCCTTGCTGAACCACCTCCGCACACTGCAGCCGGCGCGGAAGGTTCCAGTTACAGCTGCTTGA
- a CDS encoding AAA family ATPase — MARILVTGMSGVGKTTVLNELRRRGHLTVDTDYDGWVLPDGTWDEQRVDQLLAEHSDAIISGTVENQGRFYDRFDHIILLSAPLDVLIARVSRRTNNPYGQTSEQQAEIANYVETVEPLLRRGATLELDGQRPPTELANSIENLITNNASH, encoded by the coding sequence ATGGCCCGGATCTTGGTGACTGGGATGTCCGGCGTAGGAAAGACCACCGTCCTCAACGAACTCCGCCGCCGAGGCCACCTCACCGTCGACACCGACTACGACGGCTGGGTGCTGCCCGACGGCACGTGGGACGAGCAACGCGTGGATCAACTGCTGGCCGAACATTCCGACGCAATCATCTCAGGCACTGTCGAAAACCAGGGCCGCTTTTACGACCGCTTCGACCACATCATCCTGCTCAGCGCGCCCCTCGACGTACTCATCGCCCGCGTAAGCCGCCGTACAAACAACCCCTACGGCCAAACCTCAGAACAGCAAGCCGAAATCGCCAACTACGTCGAAACCGTCGAACCCCTACTCCGCCGCGGCGCAACCCTGGAACTCGACGGCCAACGACCACCCACCGAACTCGCCAACTCCATCGAGAACCTGATCACGAACAACGCGTCGCACTGA
- a CDS encoding M48 family metallopeptidase, translating to MTENSDRPTRQRVTLTDISSRAWEHPADRGALVALRQLKGFDYVLRKMSGMINERAFRLQYLGSAIRVDERQFPTVHRLFTEAASTLDVRQLPELYVTNSPIWNAVTIGMDKPFIVVNSAILQGLDEEELRFVLGHELGHAQSGHALYQSLLLWLMRLTGAIGWMPIGALGLRAIIAALHEWSRKAELSGDRAGLLAVQDPAVALRVQMKLASGGQLNELDTTAFLAQGTEYESAGDLRDSVLKLLLLEAQSHPLAVIRAHELRRWVDEGEYTTIVSGDYPKRQDDGNASISQEAKNAAKSYTDAFNRSQDPLAKFVRDLGDGLGGVRDWVSSKFPPRN from the coding sequence ATGACCGAGAACAGTGATCGGCCGACGCGGCAGCGGGTCACGCTGACCGACATCAGTTCGCGGGCGTGGGAGCACCCCGCGGACCGCGGCGCGCTGGTGGCGCTCCGGCAGCTGAAGGGCTTCGACTACGTCCTGCGGAAGATGTCGGGCATGATCAACGAGCGCGCGTTCCGGCTGCAGTACCTCGGCTCGGCGATCCGGGTCGACGAGCGGCAGTTCCCGACCGTGCACCGGCTCTTCACCGAGGCGGCCTCCACCCTGGACGTCCGGCAGCTCCCCGAGCTGTACGTCACCAACAGCCCGATCTGGAACGCGGTCACGATCGGCATGGACAAGCCGTTCATCGTGGTCAACAGCGCCATCCTGCAGGGCCTGGACGAGGAGGAACTGCGGTTCGTCCTCGGCCACGAGCTCGGCCACGCGCAGAGCGGTCACGCCCTGTACCAGTCCCTGCTCCTGTGGCTGATGCGCCTCACCGGCGCGATCGGCTGGATGCCGATCGGCGCGCTGGGCCTGCGCGCGATCATCGCCGCCCTGCACGAGTGGTCCCGCAAGGCCGAGCTGTCCGGCGACCGGGCCGGCCTGCTCGCGGTCCAGGACCCGGCGGTCGCGCTGCGGGTGCAGATGAAGCTCGCCAGCGGCGGTCAGCTCAACGAGCTCGACACCACCGCGTTCCTTGCGCAGGGCACGGAGTACGAGAGCGCCGGGGACCTGCGCGACAGCGTGCTGAAGCTACTGCTGCTCGAGGCACAGTCGCACCCGCTGGCCGTGATCCGCGCCCACGAGCTCCGTCGCTGGGTCGACGAGGGCGAGTACACGACGATCGTCTCCGGCGACTACCCGAAGCGTCAGGACGACGGCAACGCGTCGATCTCGCAGGAGGCGAAGAACGCGGCCAAGTCGTACACCGACGCGTTCAACCGCTCGCAGGACCCGCTGGCCAAGTTCGTCCGCGACCTCGGCGACGGCCTCGGCGGCGTCCGCGACTGGGTCTCCTCGAAGTTCCCGCCGAGAAACTGA
- a CDS encoding o-succinylbenzoate synthase, translating into MITYSIGLKNKFRGITVREGMLYEGPAGWAEWSPFLDYDDGTCVSWLRAAREAAEDGWPPPVRDRVPVNCTVPAVDPEKAAEIVRASGCGTAKVKVAEPGQTLADDMARVEAVRDAIGNGNVRIDANGLWSVEQAVQNLKQLQRFDLEYVEQPSATVEELAEVRRRTDVLIAADESIRRAEDPLRVKKLDAADIAVLKVQPIGGVRACLEIAEQIGLPVVVSSALETSVGIAAGVALAAALPELPYACGLATVSMFTSDVTAEPLVAEAGFLPVRRVVPDPDLPKADATRTAVWDNRLARVQKRSAG; encoded by the coding sequence GTGATCACGTACTCGATCGGACTCAAGAACAAGTTCCGCGGCATCACGGTGCGCGAAGGCATGCTGTACGAAGGCCCTGCGGGCTGGGCCGAGTGGAGTCCGTTCCTGGACTACGACGACGGCACCTGTGTCTCCTGGTTGCGGGCGGCGCGGGAGGCGGCTGAGGACGGCTGGCCGCCGCCTGTCAGGGATCGAGTGCCCGTCAACTGCACTGTTCCGGCAGTCGACCCGGAGAAGGCTGCCGAGATCGTCAGAGCCTCAGGGTGCGGTACGGCGAAGGTGAAGGTGGCCGAGCCGGGTCAGACGCTCGCAGATGACATGGCGCGTGTGGAGGCAGTGCGGGACGCCATCGGCAACGGGAACGTCCGCATCGACGCCAACGGTCTGTGGTCGGTCGAGCAGGCCGTGCAGAACCTGAAGCAGCTGCAGCGGTTCGACCTGGAGTACGTCGAGCAGCCGTCAGCAACTGTGGAGGAGCTGGCCGAGGTACGGCGGCGTACCGACGTACTGATAGCGGCCGACGAGTCGATCCGCCGCGCAGAGGACCCGCTACGCGTCAAGAAGCTGGACGCGGCCGACATCGCCGTACTGAAGGTGCAGCCCATCGGTGGTGTCCGTGCGTGTCTGGAGATCGCTGAGCAGATCGGACTGCCCGTAGTGGTGTCGTCAGCGCTGGAGACCTCGGTCGGCATCGCAGCCGGCGTGGCACTCGCCGCTGCCCTCCCAGAGCTCCCGTACGCGTGCGGTCTCGCGACGGTGTCGATGTTCACGTCCGACGTAACCGCCGAGCCGCTGGTCGCAGAAGCAGGCTTTCTCCCGGTCAGGCGCGTCGTGCCGGACCCAGACCTACCAAAGGCAGATGCAACTCGAACTGCGGTGTGGGACAACCGGTTGGCTCGAGTTCAGAAGAGGAGTGCGGGATGA
- a CDS encoding 1,4-dihydroxy-2-naphthoate polyprenyltransferase, whose amino-acid sequence MATPAQWIEGARPRTLPAAISPVLVGTGAAAYLDDFVWWKALLALGVALALQIGVNYANDYSDGIRGTDENRVGPLRLVGSKVATPRAVKTAAFTCFAIGAALGIVLCATSTWWLLVAGAASLLGAWFYTGGKRPYGYRALGEVSVFLFFGLVAVLGTTYVQAEDLHWTAVAGAVAIGSIACALLVANNLRDIPTDSVTGKRTLAVVLGAPNSRRLYAALTALAFILAAVSAIATPWTLLAFIALPLAAKSTRIILSDAVGPALIPVLKFTGLTELLYAIGLGLGLALGN is encoded by the coding sequence ATGGCCACCCCTGCCCAGTGGATCGAGGGCGCGCGCCCACGGACCCTGCCCGCCGCGATCTCCCCCGTGCTCGTCGGAACCGGTGCGGCCGCGTACCTGGACGACTTCGTCTGGTGGAAGGCGCTACTGGCCCTCGGCGTCGCCCTGGCCCTACAGATCGGCGTCAACTACGCCAACGACTACAGCGACGGCATCCGCGGCACCGACGAGAACCGCGTAGGCCCGCTCCGCCTCGTCGGTTCCAAGGTGGCCACCCCCCGCGCAGTAAAAACCGCCGCCTTCACCTGCTTCGCCATCGGCGCCGCACTGGGCATCGTCCTGTGCGCTACGTCAACCTGGTGGCTCCTCGTCGCCGGCGCAGCCTCGCTCCTGGGCGCCTGGTTCTACACCGGCGGCAAACGCCCGTACGGCTACCGAGCCCTAGGCGAAGTCAGCGTCTTCCTCTTCTTCGGCCTGGTAGCCGTCCTAGGTACGACGTACGTCCAGGCAGAAGACCTGCACTGGACCGCAGTAGCCGGCGCCGTCGCGATCGGCTCCATCGCCTGCGCCCTCCTGGTAGCCAACAACCTCCGCGACATCCCCACAGACTCAGTAACCGGCAAACGCACCCTGGCCGTAGTCCTAGGAGCCCCCAACTCCCGCCGCCTCTACGCCGCCCTAACCGCCCTAGCCTTCATCCTGGCCGCAGTCTCCGCCATAGCCACCCCCTGGACCCTCCTGGCCTTCATAGCCCTCCCCCTGGCCGCAAAATCCACCCGAATCATCCTGAGCGACGCCGTAGGCCCCGCCCTAATCCCCGTCCTAAAATTCACCGGCCTAACCGAACTCCTCTACGCCATAGGCCTCGGCCTAGGCCTCGCCCTCGGCAACTGA
- a CDS encoding NADPH:quinone oxidoreductase family protein, which translates to MRALQQTSLDGPQGLRLITDAPVPVPKPGEVLVRVGAAALNFVDISQARGIFAGGPQPPYVAGIEAAGEVVAVGDGVDLELGTHVIGVSIGGGAFAEYLVLPAAAAVPVPPGWTDEQALGLVVSWPTALAALRPLGGLTAGQTVLIHAAAGGTGQSAVRLAKHYGATVIATASPEKHDVVRALGADHVLNSRSADLATEVLRLTGSAGADLTLESVGGPTLTASLNATKRVTGRVVVFGLAAGASPITNWDLVYKHQLHVIGLNLGALIRYAPQVFGEVMGELFGLVAAGVIPPGTPTVHELADGPNALGDLESRTTVGKLALLPQA; encoded by the coding sequence ATGCGCGCGCTGCAGCAGACAAGCCTGGACGGACCGCAGGGTCTACGCCTGATCACCGACGCACCGGTCCCGGTTCCGAAACCGGGCGAGGTGCTGGTCCGCGTCGGCGCCGCCGCCCTCAACTTCGTCGACATCTCGCAGGCGCGCGGGATCTTCGCGGGCGGCCCGCAGCCGCCGTACGTCGCGGGCATCGAAGCCGCCGGCGAAGTGGTGGCGGTCGGCGACGGGGTCGACCTCGAGCTCGGCACGCACGTGATCGGGGTCAGCATCGGGGGCGGAGCGTTCGCCGAGTACCTGGTGCTGCCGGCGGCCGCGGCCGTTCCGGTGCCGCCGGGTTGGACCGACGAGCAGGCGCTGGGCCTGGTGGTCAGCTGGCCGACCGCACTGGCAGCGCTCAGGCCGTTGGGTGGACTCACCGCCGGGCAGACGGTGCTCATCCATGCGGCAGCCGGCGGCACCGGCCAGAGCGCGGTACGGCTGGCCAAGCATTACGGCGCAACCGTGATCGCGACCGCGTCACCGGAGAAGCACGACGTCGTACGCGCGCTCGGCGCCGACCACGTGCTCAACTCTCGCAGCGCCGATCTCGCCACCGAGGTACTGCGACTCACCGGCAGCGCGGGCGCCGACCTGACGCTGGAGTCGGTCGGCGGCCCCACCCTCACCGCCAGCCTGAACGCCACCAAACGCGTCACCGGACGTGTCGTCGTCTTCGGCCTCGCCGCCGGCGCATCCCCGATCACCAACTGGGACCTGGTCTACAAGCACCAGCTCCACGTCATCGGCCTCAACCTGGGCGCGCTGATCCGGTACGCGCCACAGGTGTTCGGCGAGGTCATGGGCGAGCTGTTCGGCCTCGTCGCGGCGGGGGTGATCCCGCCCGGCACGCCGACCGTCCACGAGCTGGCCGACGGACCGAACGCACTCGGCGACCTCGAATCGCGAACCACAGTGGGCAAGCTGGCCCTACTCCCCCAGGCCTAG
- a CDS encoding TetR/AcrR family transcriptional regulator — protein sequence MATRGRPRTFDPDVALRQALDVFWERGYEGTSLNDLAEATGIKSASIYACFGSKENLFRQVMALYGATAGEPPRRALREQPTAREAIHEMLRATADQVTQADHPHYCMLILAAPTGAVENHAVREFLADGRHGQYTEIRERLSRDGDLPLSSAALDAMARYYATVVQGLSIQARDGATRAELETVITCAMAAWDALTS from the coding sequence ATGGCGACTCGCGGCCGACCGCGGACGTTCGATCCGGACGTCGCCCTGCGCCAGGCCCTGGATGTCTTCTGGGAACGCGGGTACGAAGGCACCTCGCTCAACGACCTGGCCGAGGCGACGGGCATCAAGTCAGCGAGCATCTACGCCTGTTTCGGCAGCAAGGAAAACCTGTTCCGCCAGGTCATGGCCCTGTACGGCGCAACAGCCGGCGAACCGCCCCGCCGGGCACTCCGCGAACAACCGACCGCCCGCGAAGCAATCCACGAGATGCTCCGGGCGACGGCCGACCAGGTCACCCAGGCCGACCATCCGCACTACTGCATGCTGATCCTCGCGGCACCGACCGGGGCCGTCGAGAATCACGCAGTACGCGAATTCCTCGCGGACGGTCGCCACGGCCAGTACACCGAGATCAGGGAGCGCCTGTCCCGCGACGGCGACCTCCCGCTCTCATCCGCGGCTCTGGACGCGATGGCCCGGTACTACGCCACCGTCGTCCAAGGCCTCTCCATCCAGGCCCGCGACGGCGCCACCCGCGCCGAACTGGAAACCGTGATCACCTGCGCCATGGCCGCTTGGGACGCACTGACCTCATGA